A part of Geoanaerobacter pelophilus genomic DNA contains:
- a CDS encoding substrate-binding domain-containing protein, whose protein sequence is MKRMLKPFAIGAALFALCSGSCLAEEIKISAGGAPADSIIKPITAPFEKATGDKINLIFGGATISFKVFDRGDSEVVFAGSSFDDLLAALKKENYEVKDKSVYHVETIGKSQIYVAINKDNPVKALTKEQIKGIYTGKIQNWKEVGGNDDAIMAIISTQNPATMGAFKKMALDGADYLKDNLDVPTYPEITNTIAANPNAIGFGPYSLSAQGNKIPQMPEFVRPVVAVTKGSPSAKIKRLLDFIKGDGQKYVKP, encoded by the coding sequence ATGAAAAGAATGCTGAAGCCGTTTGCTATCGGTGCTGCACTGTTTGCGCTATGTTCCGGGTCATGTTTGGCAGAAGAGATAAAAATCTCCGCCGGCGGGGCTCCGGCTGACAGTATTATCAAGCCGATCACCGCACCATTCGAGAAGGCCACTGGTGACAAGATCAACCTGATTTTCGGCGGCGCCACCATATCATTCAAGGTTTTCGACCGCGGTGATTCCGAAGTGGTCTTTGCCGGCTCATCGTTTGATGATCTTCTTGCCGCACTTAAGAAGGAGAACTATGAGGTCAAGGACAAGTCGGTCTACCATGTAGAGACCATCGGCAAGAGCCAGATCTATGTTGCCATTAATAAGGACAATCCGGTAAAGGCACTCACGAAGGAGCAGATCAAAGGGATCTATACCGGCAAGATCCAGAACTGGAAAGAGGTCGGCGGCAATGATGACGCGATCATGGCCATCATCTCCACGCAAAACCCGGCAACCATGGGGGCGTTCAAAAAGATGGCCCTTGATGGCGCCGATTACCTGAAAGACAATCTTGATGTCCCGACATACCCCGAAATCACCAATACCATTGCTGCCAATCCCAACGCTATCGGCTTCGGTCCCTACTCCCTGAGTGCCCAGGGAAACAAGATTCCCCAGATGCCGGAGTTTGTCCGGCCAGTGGTTGCAGTGACCAAAGGGAGCCCCAGTGCCAAGATCAAGCGGTTGCTGGATTTCATCAAAGGCGATGGCCAGAAATATGTAAAACCCTGA
- a CDS encoding methyl-accepting chemotaxis protein, protein MKIRSKLLINTLFVLAIASTVAITSIVGMSKVRATLRELTQKSTPFQIKTMEAQRSLHAALAELASLEGTQNEAAFQAAKSRGETAVAEAIKAQNELAAMSGEKAETKLKTVADELVSLTGQRLAAEAAAQQVSQKIGQELTGVRQRLNALDKRVRGLQSTTSRAYSQSVAATGKVSSNLRNVEMLRLTLKDMQLAFNDLQRANTKKSIMLAQGRFNSALNKAKSSEHAKSNPGLAEDMKMTQVKTTELIKELNALVAADGKGDTAARDRLIAEAGEKIGASLIMVEQEINSSSQNYQNETARQEGLYSNSGDSTNVLVANAAFLSQAMLLDGLTSRVFIANTLKEVEELKAQIQSVRKELAVSRKALEGYLRKLKAKEELNMLSNGATALAAVEEMIVSDSGVIARISKRIELKARAAAASAELRKYAEEQAAIGRKNIEGAQATQEKSVSSLNNVVKSSTLLVGIIWVVAALAGSFFGIWIYRSVTSPLKKLISAADTIASGDLRVDLSGASNDEMGNVQSSMFTMSGGLHGMVEELRGAVKRLDDNSGHLNKAAMDVGDGAEKQASTVTQTKEAMVQMVQVSAEMARDASSVADAANEMRKMAESGATTIMETASELDSFIIGVEESGKKIESLGAKSEQIGEILDLIKGVADQTNLLALNAAIEAARAGEMGRGFAVVADEVRSLAERTTSATNDIGVMIKDMQEGVKISVAGMLEEKRGVAKLKEKTSAALTSIGTISSSVTNVAEMIQRMATASEEQSATAETVSRDMESMAGIAGDLVGTVSEIKTAIDTMNGVITDLDRVIEKFKV, encoded by the coding sequence ATGAAGATCAGGTCAAAGTTGCTCATAAACACCCTGTTTGTGCTGGCGATTGCGTCTACAGTCGCTATCACCAGCATTGTCGGGATGTCGAAGGTGCGGGCCACTCTTCGGGAACTGACCCAGAAGAGCACCCCTTTCCAGATAAAGACCATGGAAGCCCAGCGCTCGCTGCATGCTGCGCTGGCTGAACTGGCCAGTCTTGAGGGGACCCAGAATGAAGCAGCTTTTCAGGCGGCAAAAAGTCGTGGCGAAACTGCGGTTGCTGAAGCCATCAAGGCTCAGAACGAACTTGCCGCGATGAGCGGCGAGAAGGCTGAGACCAAGCTGAAAACTGTTGCTGACGAACTTGTCTCCCTGACCGGCCAGCGCCTTGCGGCAGAGGCCGCAGCTCAGCAGGTCTCTCAGAAGATCGGCCAGGAGTTGACCGGTGTCAGGCAGCGGTTGAACGCCTTGGACAAGCGGGTAAGAGGGTTGCAGTCCACCACCAGCCGCGCCTACTCCCAGTCGGTGGCTGCGACTGGAAAGGTTTCCTCTAATCTGCGCAATGTCGAGATGTTGCGCTTGACTTTGAAGGACATGCAGCTCGCTTTCAATGATCTTCAGAGGGCAAATACGAAAAAATCGATCATGCTGGCCCAAGGAAGATTCAATTCGGCGCTCAATAAGGCGAAGAGCAGCGAGCATGCGAAGAGCAATCCAGGGCTTGCCGAAGACATGAAGATGACGCAGGTCAAAACGACTGAGTTGATTAAAGAGCTCAATGCTCTTGTCGCTGCCGACGGCAAGGGCGATACTGCCGCACGCGACAGGCTTATCGCTGAGGCTGGAGAGAAGATCGGCGCCTCGCTTATTATGGTTGAGCAGGAGATCAACTCCTCGTCGCAAAATTATCAGAATGAAACGGCCCGCCAGGAAGGGCTTTATTCAAACAGCGGCGACTCGACCAATGTTTTGGTTGCCAATGCCGCCTTCCTTTCCCAGGCGATGTTGTTAGATGGTTTGACTAGCAGGGTTTTCATTGCCAACACACTGAAAGAGGTGGAAGAACTCAAAGCTCAGATCCAGTCGGTTAGAAAGGAGCTGGCAGTTTCGCGCAAGGCTCTGGAAGGATATTTGAGGAAACTGAAGGCCAAAGAAGAGCTCAACATGCTCAGTAACGGGGCTACTGCGCTTGCCGCAGTGGAAGAGATGATCGTCTCTGACAGCGGCGTGATCGCCCGGATTTCCAAGAGGATTGAGCTGAAGGCGCGGGCGGCCGCTGCATCCGCCGAACTCCGGAAATACGCCGAAGAGCAGGCGGCAATCGGTCGTAAGAATATTGAAGGGGCCCAGGCAACCCAGGAAAAATCGGTATCTTCATTGAACAACGTTGTTAAGTCGAGCACCCTTCTTGTCGGAATCATCTGGGTCGTTGCCGCGCTTGCCGGGTCATTCTTCGGCATCTGGATCTACCGCTCCGTTACGTCTCCTTTGAAAAAACTGATCTCTGCCGCTGATACCATCGCCTCGGGAGATCTCAGGGTGGATCTCTCCGGCGCTTCCAATGACGAGATGGGTAATGTCCAGAGTTCCATGTTTACTATGTCGGGTGGGCTCCACGGCATGGTTGAAGAGCTACGGGGGGCGGTCAAGCGGCTCGATGACAACAGCGGTCATCTCAATAAGGCCGCCATGGACGTTGGTGACGGGGCAGAGAAACAGGCCTCGACTGTCACCCAGACCAAAGAGGCCATGGTGCAGATGGTCCAGGTTTCGGCGGAAATGGCCCGCGATGCCTCTTCCGTTGCCGATGCTGCCAACGAAATGCGAAAAATGGCGGAATCCGGCGCGACGACAATTATGGAGACCGCTTCCGAACTCGACTCCTTTATTATCGGTGTTGAAGAGTCAGGCAAAAAGATTGAATCGCTTGGCGCCAAGTCTGAACAGATCGGGGAGATTCTGGACCTGATCAAAGGGGTGGCTGACCAGACCAACCTGCTTGCTCTCAATGCGGCCATCGAAGCTGCACGGGCCGGAGAAATGGGGAGAGGTTTTGCCGTGGTCGCTGACGAGGTCCGATCGCTGGCCGAACGCACGACGAGCGCCACCAATGATATTGGCGTGATGATCAAGGACATGCAGGAGGGGGTCAAGATTTCGGTCGCCGGCATGCTTGAGGAAAAACGTGGCGTTGCCAAGCTCAAAGAAAAGACCTCTGCCGCCTTGACCTCAATCGGGACCATCTCTTCTTCTGTGACCAACGTTGCCGAAATGATTCAACGAATGGCCACTGCGTCCGAGGAGCAGTCAGCCACTGCGGAAACTGTGTCGCGCGACATGGAAAGCATGGCCGGCATTGCCGGCGATCTGGTCGGGACCGTATCAGAGATCAAGACTGCCATCGATACCATGAATGGAGTCATTACCGATCTTGACCGGGTGATTGAGAAGTTCAAGGTTTGA
- a CDS encoding bifunctional diguanylate cyclase/phosphodiesterase, with the protein MTRQVPKAIRKLPLPIVVFGLTLILICAGARFFIIESFIQLEKREMQRNVDRAVRLISEDIDHLNTLCSDYSGWDDAYKFVQDRNNKFIVDNLSPETFAKLRLSVLSYYDFQGAPVYEGAYDLDHGIGAKFPASLREHLVHTQTLTNFAAPSDNRFGILNLPEGVLLVVAKPVITSSYKGPIKGTLVMGRFLSPKTVARIADNLKLPLKIVAIDNKPQSEEFAQVRQLLAAGQKLALKTDQSGQIYGYTMLAGLSGEPALILRVDAHRSIYHEGEKSVAYFLGWIIICGGMVTGIFAWSVRRLADSHKETERSEERHRLVVERTDQGILLVDPGTHIVLDANPAFCLLVGQSLQDLVGTSAFTFINGDKSSIDETIERAKHEKRELSLIHRDGTKLVSEISITSIPTETGTADCYMFHDISMQRRFQDELLHQATHDQLTGLPNRSLLNDRMVQAITGARRRGDLVALLLIDLDHFKVVNDTMGHATGDMLLKSVANRLLSFVRSSDTLARFGGDEFVILLTCISNMSDIITVAENFSGLLAIPFVIQDRDYFMTASVGIAVFPDDGDSIDVLVKKADTAMYNAKELGRNGFQFFAEEMNLKMNSRLRVETQMRRALERNEMQLHYQPKLDIRSGTINGLEALIRWHNDSLGMVSPAEFIPIAEASGLIVQIGEWVLETACKQTLIWHNMGHASLRVSVNISTRQFVRPEFVDRIADIIEKCGLPAQFVDLEITESALTHNISETITILQRLKAMGVTISIDDFGTGYSSLNYLKRFPIDTLKIDKSFVDDVVERTEDAAIVATIIAMAHHMNLNVVAEGVETLEQLDLLKKGGCEEIQGYLFCKPQTAEGLTDFLESFRRKGCTLLKYKNR; encoded by the coding sequence TTGACTAGGCAAGTGCCCAAAGCCATCCGTAAGCTCCCTTTGCCAATTGTTGTCTTCGGTCTGACTCTTATTCTGATCTGTGCTGGAGCGCGGTTTTTCATAATTGAAAGCTTTATCCAGCTCGAAAAAAGAGAGATGCAGCGAAACGTAGATCGAGCCGTCAGGCTCATCAGCGAGGATATCGACCATCTCAATACTCTCTGTAGTGATTATTCAGGGTGGGACGATGCCTACAAATTCGTTCAGGATCGCAACAACAAATTCATTGTAGACAACCTATCGCCGGAAACCTTTGCAAAACTGAGATTGAGCGTTCTTTCCTACTACGACTTCCAAGGCGCGCCAGTTTACGAAGGAGCTTACGACCTGGATCACGGGATAGGAGCCAAATTCCCCGCCTCCCTACGCGAGCATCTCGTCCACACCCAGACACTGACCAACTTTGCTGCGCCGAGCGACAATCGCTTCGGCATCCTGAATCTTCCCGAGGGGGTGCTGCTGGTTGTGGCAAAGCCTGTCATAACCAGCAGCTACAAGGGACCGATCAAGGGAACCTTGGTAATGGGCCGGTTTCTGTCACCCAAAACGGTCGCAAGAATTGCCGACAATCTAAAGCTGCCGCTCAAAATTGTTGCGATCGACAACAAACCTCAAAGCGAAGAGTTCGCCCAGGTGAGACAACTGCTGGCTGCGGGCCAAAAGCTGGCTCTGAAAACTGACCAGAGCGGACAGATTTACGGCTACACCATGCTCGCGGGATTATCTGGAGAGCCGGCACTGATTCTGAGAGTAGACGCCCACAGAAGCATCTATCATGAAGGAGAAAAATCAGTCGCCTACTTTTTGGGCTGGATTATCATCTGCGGAGGCATGGTAACCGGAATTTTCGCCTGGAGCGTCAGGCGCCTTGCCGACTCGCATAAGGAAACTGAACGGTCTGAAGAACGCCACCGGCTCGTGGTAGAACGAACCGATCAGGGAATTCTTCTTGTTGACCCGGGCACGCACATCGTCCTGGACGCAAATCCTGCTTTTTGCCTGCTTGTCGGCCAATCGCTGCAGGACTTGGTCGGAACCTCAGCCTTTACCTTTATTAATGGCGACAAATCATCGATTGACGAAACCATCGAGCGAGCAAAGCACGAAAAACGGGAACTGTCACTGATTCACCGGGATGGGACAAAATTAGTATCGGAAATCTCTATCACTTCCATTCCAACAGAAACCGGAACTGCAGACTGTTACATGTTCCACGACATCTCAATGCAGCGCCGGTTTCAGGACGAACTGCTGCACCAGGCAACGCATGACCAGCTTACCGGCCTCCCAAACAGGTCCCTGCTCAATGATCGGATGGTTCAGGCCATCACCGGTGCCCGTCGTCGTGGAGACTTGGTAGCCCTGCTTCTGATTGATCTCGATCATTTCAAAGTCGTCAACGATACCATGGGGCATGCTACCGGCGACATGCTGCTCAAAAGCGTAGCAAACCGCCTTCTTTCCTTTGTGCGGAGTTCCGATACCCTTGCCCGGTTCGGTGGCGACGAGTTTGTCATCCTGCTCACCTGCATCTCCAACATGAGCGACATAATAACTGTCGCGGAAAATTTCAGCGGCCTTCTGGCCATTCCGTTTGTCATCCAGGATCGGGATTATTTCATGACTGCCAGCGTCGGCATAGCGGTGTTCCCTGATGACGGCGACAGTATCGATGTCCTTGTGAAAAAAGCCGACACCGCCATGTACAATGCCAAGGAGCTCGGCAGAAATGGATTCCAGTTTTTCGCCGAGGAGATGAACCTGAAAATGAATTCCCGACTAAGGGTAGAAACGCAGATGCGCCGCGCTCTTGAACGGAATGAAATGCAGCTTCATTACCAGCCAAAACTCGATATCCGCTCCGGCACCATAAACGGCTTAGAGGCGTTGATCCGCTGGCATAATGACTCATTGGGAATGGTGTCTCCGGCAGAGTTCATCCCAATAGCCGAAGCTTCCGGGTTGATTGTCCAGATCGGAGAGTGGGTGCTTGAGACAGCTTGTAAGCAAACCCTCATCTGGCACAATATGGGTCATGCGTCATTGCGGGTTTCGGTTAACATTTCGACAAGACAGTTTGTCCGACCGGAATTTGTGGATAGAATTGCCGATATTATAGAAAAATGCGGGCTCCCTGCCCAATTTGTCGACCTGGAAATAACGGAAAGCGCCCTGACCCACAATATAAGTGAGACTATCACCATTCTGCAGCGCCTTAAGGCCATGGGGGTCACTATCAGCATCGACGATTTCGGCACAGGCTATTCGTCACTCAACTACCTGAAACGCTTCCCGATTGATACGCTGAAGATAGACAAGTCGTTTGTCGACGATGTTGTGGAACGGACCGAGGATGCCGCAATAGTGGCAACAATTATCGCCATGGCCCATCATATGAATCTCAACGTTGTTGCTGAAGGGGTTGAAACTCTTGAGCAGTTGGATTTACTCAAAAAAGGGGGATGTGAGGAGATCCAGGGTTATTTATTCTGTAAACCGCAGACAGCAGAGGGCCTAACCGATTTCCTCGAATCATTCCGGAGAAAAGGCTGCACGCTGTTGAAGTATAAAAACCGATAA
- the msrA gene encoding peptide-methionine (S)-S-oxide reductase MsrA: MAKQLEIATLAAGCFWCVEAVFTRLKGVESVVSGYSGGDIAKPSYNDVCSGETGHAEAVQINFDPDIISFDDLLDVFWRIHDPTTLNRQGADIGSQYRSAIFYHDSKQREVAEQSLAAAEAAKLWPDPIVTEIVPFDVFYPAEDYHQDYYRLNPHQPYCRLVIDPKISKLQKNFSNRLKGSSLD; encoded by the coding sequence ATGGCGAAACAATTAGAGATCGCAACACTGGCTGCCGGTTGTTTCTGGTGTGTTGAGGCGGTATTTACCAGGTTAAAGGGAGTGGAGAGCGTTGTCTCGGGTTATAGCGGGGGAGATATCGCAAAACCTAGCTACAATGATGTCTGCAGCGGCGAGACCGGCCATGCCGAGGCGGTGCAGATCAACTTTGATCCTGACATTATCTCTTTTGACGACCTGCTCGATGTTTTTTGGCGGATTCACGACCCGACCACCTTGAACCGCCAGGGTGCCGACATCGGCAGCCAATATCGCTCTGCCATCTTCTACCACGACAGCAAACAACGGGAGGTTGCCGAACAATCCTTGGCGGCAGCCGAAGCGGCCAAGCTCTGGCCCGATCCGATCGTTACCGAGATCGTCCCCTTCGACGTCTTTTACCCTGCGGAAGATTACCACCAGGATTACTACCGCCTGAACCCTCACCAGCCATACTGCCGCTTGGTCATAGACCCCAAGATCAGCAAGCTGCAAAAGAACTTCAGCAACCGGCTGAAAGGGTCATCTCTTGACTAG
- the glpK gene encoding glycerol kinase GlpK has product MSSVILALDQGTTSSRAIVFDIRGEVRAVAQHEFRQIFPQPGWVEHDGREIWSSQAGVAAEALASAGVSPRDVAAIGIANQRETTLLWDRKSGEPLHNAIVWQDRRTAQHCDRLKQDGLEPIFRAKTGLVLDAYFSGTKLTWLLDNIPGARERAEAGDLAFGTVDSWLAWNLSGGRLHITDASNASRTLMFNIHSLEWDKELLDILRIPAALLPKVVDSSSVYGCCSGNIFESIPIGGMAGDQQAALFGQGCGKEGMAKNTYGTGCFMLMHTGARPVTSGHNLLTTVAWQINGAAEYALEGSVFIAGAAVQWLRDGLGIIRDSAEVEALAATVTDNGGVYFVPAFSGLGAPHWDPYARGTIVGISRGTTAAHIARAVLESIAFQTDDLRAAMESDSGVLLSELRVDGGASVNNLLLQFQADLLGVNVVRPMVRETTALGAAYLAGLAVGFWSDRNEIERFWQRDRLFTPLMASDRVSMLKQFWAKGLGRSMGWDAP; this is encoded by the coding sequence ATGAGCAGCGTTATTCTTGCCCTTGATCAAGGGACTACCAGTTCCCGGGCCATAGTGTTTGATATTCGGGGGGAAGTACGTGCCGTTGCCCAGCATGAATTTCGCCAGATTTTCCCTCAGCCCGGCTGGGTTGAGCACGACGGCAGGGAGATCTGGTCGTCTCAGGCCGGGGTTGCTGCCGAGGCGCTGGCCAGTGCCGGGGTGTCTCCGCGGGATGTGGCGGCAATAGGGATTGCCAATCAGCGGGAGACCACTCTTCTCTGGGACCGCAAGAGCGGGGAACCGTTGCATAATGCCATTGTCTGGCAGGATCGGCGGACTGCGCAGCATTGCGACCGGCTTAAGCAGGATGGGCTGGAGCCGATTTTCCGGGCAAAAACCGGGCTGGTGCTCGATGCCTACTTTTCCGGGACCAAACTGACCTGGCTGCTGGACAATATCCCAGGGGCCAGGGAGCGGGCAGAGGCAGGCGACCTGGCGTTCGGCACCGTAGATAGCTGGCTGGCCTGGAACCTCTCCGGCGGCAGGTTGCATATCACCGATGCCAGCAACGCCTCGCGCACCCTGATGTTCAATATCCATTCGCTTGAGTGGGATAAGGAACTGCTCGACATTTTGCGGATCCCGGCTGCGCTGTTGCCTAAGGTGGTTGATTCCAGCTCAGTCTATGGCTGCTGCTCGGGCAATATCTTTGAATCTATCCCCATCGGCGGCATGGCGGGCGACCAGCAGGCTGCGCTCTTTGGTCAGGGTTGCGGTAAAGAGGGGATGGCGAAAAATACCTATGGCACCGGCTGCTTCATGCTGATGCATACCGGGGCACGACCGGTTACTTCTGGGCATAACCTCCTCACCACCGTGGCCTGGCAGATCAATGGCGCGGCTGAATATGCCCTGGAAGGATCTGTGTTTATCGCCGGAGCCGCAGTGCAGTGGCTTCGGGACGGGCTGGGGATAATCCGCGACTCAGCCGAGGTTGAGGCGTTGGCCGCAACTGTTACCGATAACGGCGGTGTCTATTTCGTGCCGGCATTTTCAGGGCTGGGTGCTCCTCACTGGGACCCATATGCGCGGGGAACCATTGTCGGTATCAGCCGGGGCACCACTGCGGCCCACATTGCGCGTGCCGTGCTGGAAAGCATCGCCTTCCAGACGGATGACCTCCGTGCTGCCATGGAGTCAGATTCCGGGGTTCTGCTATCCGAGCTGCGTGTTGATGGCGGCGCGTCGGTCAACAATCTGCTGCTGCAGTTTCAGGCCGACTTGCTCGGGGTCAATGTGGTTCGCCCCATGGTCCGGGAAACCACGGCGCTTGGCGCGGCATACCTCGCCGGTCTCGCGGTCGGCTTCTGGAGTGATCGGAACGAAATTGAGCGTTTCTGGCAACGTGATCGTCTCTTTACTCCCCTGATGGCGTCTGATAGGGTAAGCATGCTCAAACAATTCTGGGCAAAAGGGCTGGGCCGGTCCATGGGCTGGGACGCCCCCTGA
- a CDS encoding DUF2127 domain-containing protein yields MARKKKRKQLGTGGLHLVALFEGAKGVLVLVTGFGLLAYIHKDVHEAAVQLVRHFHLNPASHYPRVFLDLMERVHSPQLWAMAGAALLYASVRIAEAIGLWLRQRWAEWFGVLTGGIYIPVEIYEVTRSVTWPKVTVLLVNGLIVAYLIVEVSRSGKKRL; encoded by the coding sequence ATGGCCAGGAAGAAGAAACGGAAACAACTCGGAACCGGCGGACTGCATCTGGTTGCCCTTTTTGAAGGGGCTAAAGGGGTGCTTGTTCTTGTGACCGGCTTCGGCCTCCTGGCGTACATCCACAAAGACGTCCATGAGGCGGCAGTCCAGCTTGTCCGGCATTTTCACCTGAATCCCGCCAGTCATTACCCCCGCGTTTTCCTTGACCTTATGGAGCGGGTCCATAGCCCTCAGCTGTGGGCTATGGCAGGTGCGGCACTGCTCTATGCTTCTGTGCGCATTGCCGAAGCAATAGGGCTTTGGTTGCGCCAGCGCTGGGCCGAGTGGTTCGGCGTGTTGACCGGGGGGATCTATATCCCGGTCGAGATCTATGAAGTTACCCGGAGTGTTACCTGGCCCAAGGTCACGGTGCTCCTGGTAAACGGGCTGATCGTGGCGTATCTGATAGTGGAAGTGTCGCGTTCCGGCAAGAAACGGTTGTGA
- a CDS encoding acyl-[acyl-carrier-protein] thioesterase yields the protein MMAPIFEKGFTVRSYEVDSKGRVRVTAILNYLQEVAGDHARLLGVAVRDLLPQGLTWVISRMHLKLFAEVSSREELLLRTWPSTRDARFTCREFELSTADGRLLGAATASFAVLDIATRRPVETSRLPAYPLVARRAIVDDFATIPRLAEPESELTFRVGREELDINNHLNNVVYAGWALETVPKTVAEQSRLADLEIVFRSEAFYGETVVARSSIMADAAHDTYLHQIVRAEDGLELARLISRWQPEVAEH from the coding sequence ATGATGGCACCGATTTTTGAAAAGGGCTTTACCGTAAGGTCCTATGAGGTTGATTCCAAGGGTAGGGTGCGAGTTACCGCCATTCTTAACTATCTGCAGGAAGTAGCCGGTGATCACGCCCGGCTATTGGGGGTTGCGGTACGTGACTTGCTGCCGCAAGGGCTGACTTGGGTCATTTCCCGCATGCATCTTAAGCTGTTTGCCGAAGTTTCTTCCCGCGAAGAGCTGCTGCTACGCACCTGGCCTTCAACACGAGATGCCCGCTTTACCTGCAGAGAATTTGAACTGTCGACAGCAGACGGTCGGTTGCTCGGCGCTGCCACAGCTTCATTTGCCGTACTGGACATTGCTACCCGCAGACCGGTGGAGACCAGTCGGCTCCCAGCTTACCCTTTGGTCGCCAGGCGGGCAATTGTTGATGACTTTGCCACGATCCCGCGCCTTGCCGAGCCGGAATCGGAACTTACATTCCGGGTGGGGAGAGAGGAGCTCGACATCAACAACCATTTGAACAACGTAGTCTACGCAGGCTGGGCATTGGAGACGGTGCCTAAAACGGTTGCGGAGCAAAGCCGGTTGGCTGATCTGGAGATCGTCTTTCGGAGCGAAGCGTTTTATGGCGAAACGGTTGTCGCTCGGTCCTCGATAATGGCTGATGCGGCGCATGACACCTATCTCCACCAGATTGTGCGGGCTGAAGATGGCTTAGAGCTGGCCCGGCTCATATCCCGGTGGCAGCCTGAAGTGGCTGAACACTGA
- a CDS encoding glycosyltransferase family 2 protein: MTTLSIVIPVYNAEKTIESLCNTLISLYLNKYDLEIVLVNDCSKDSTDLICRRIQLQHAETIQYLRLSRNFGEHNAVMAGLNYASGDYCVIMDDDFQNPPEEVGRLVEEILKGYDVVYSRYPTKNDHLFRNIGSKINDKMANVILSKPAGLYLSSFKAINRFLVNEIVKYTGPDPYIDAIILRSTRSIGSIEVRHDLRKQGRSGYTFMKLVSLWGNMVVSYSLIPLRILGLFGFIMTLIGIYFGANTLIDYIFPSIDDPTEFETLMSVTAFFRGFQLLAISVVGEYVGRVYLSLNSDPQFIVREKFSLRKKSHVVSIYRGADGDANDSSSRAAKQD, from the coding sequence ATGACAACTCTTTCAATTGTAATCCCTGTTTATAATGCAGAGAAGACAATAGAGTCGCTGTGCAACACTCTTATCAGTCTTTATTTAAACAAGTATGACCTTGAGATTGTTTTGGTAAATGACTGCAGCAAAGACAGTACGGATCTGATCTGCCGCAGGATCCAGCTGCAGCATGCGGAAACTATCCAGTACCTTCGGTTGTCCAGAAATTTTGGCGAGCATAATGCCGTAATGGCAGGGTTAAATTATGCAAGCGGCGATTATTGCGTAATTATGGATGACGACTTCCAAAACCCGCCGGAAGAGGTTGGGCGGCTGGTCGAGGAGATCTTAAAAGGGTATGACGTGGTCTATTCCCGCTATCCGACAAAGAACGACCACCTGTTCAGAAATATCGGCAGTAAGATCAATGACAAGATGGCCAATGTAATCCTCAGCAAACCGGCAGGTCTTTACCTCTCCAGCTTCAAGGCAATAAATCGCTTCCTGGTCAATGAAATAGTCAAGTACACCGGTCCGGACCCATACATTGATGCCATAATCCTCCGTTCCACCAGAAGCATCGGCTCGATTGAGGTGCGACATGATCTAAGAAAACAAGGTCGGTCGGGCTATACGTTCATGAAGCTGGTATCGCTCTGGGGCAACATGGTGGTGAGCTACTCGCTTATTCCTCTGCGGATCCTCGGATTATTCGGGTTCATTATGACTCTGATCGGGATCTATTTCGGGGCAAATACCTTGATAGATTACATCTTTCCCAGTATTGACGACCCTACCGAGTTCGAGACCTTAATGTCGGTGACTGCATTTTTCAGGGGATTTCAGCTGCTTGCCATCAGTGTTGTCGGTGAATATGTCGGCAGGGTCTATCTTTCGCTCAATAGTGATCCGCAATTTATTGTGCGGGAAAAGTTTTCGCTACGCAAAAAAAGCCATGTTGTAAGCATTTACCGGGGAGCGGATGGAGACGCCAATGACAGTAGCTCTCGTGCAGCAAAACAGGATTGA